The Thermoleophilum album genome includes a window with the following:
- a CDS encoding aminopeptidase yields the protein MRDQRADALARVLVRYSTAVQPGDVCVIQGSTAAEPLVLAVYEEVLRAGGHPVVQMTPEEAQAAFFELANDEQLDFVSPPARWAAEQADVRFAILAENNTRALTQVDPARQARAQKARRELLDTQMRRSAAGELRWVLTLFPTHAYAAEAGMSLGQYEDFYYRACLVDQDDPIAAWRRGADETRRLAEWMEGRREVHIIAPGTDLRLGVEGRRWIPCVGERNMPDGEFFSAPVEDSVEGEVRFTFPAVYGGREVAGVRLRFEGGKVVDADAERGRDYLLQMLDTDAGARRLGELGIGTNYGITLATKEILLDEKIGGTVHLALGASYPETGGRNESAIHWDMVLDLREGGSITVDGQTFQRDGRFVV from the coding sequence GTGAGAGATCAACGCGCCGACGCCCTGGCCCGCGTGCTCGTTCGCTACTCGACCGCCGTGCAACCTGGCGATGTCTGCGTGATCCAGGGGTCCACCGCTGCCGAACCGCTGGTGCTCGCCGTCTACGAGGAGGTTTTGCGAGCGGGCGGCCACCCCGTCGTGCAGATGACGCCGGAAGAGGCGCAGGCTGCGTTCTTCGAACTGGCGAACGACGAGCAACTCGACTTCGTCTCGCCACCAGCGCGCTGGGCTGCCGAGCAGGCGGACGTGCGCTTCGCGATCCTGGCGGAGAACAACACGCGTGCTCTGACGCAGGTCGACCCCGCCCGTCAGGCGCGCGCCCAGAAAGCTCGCCGCGAGCTCCTCGACACGCAAATGCGCCGATCGGCGGCCGGGGAGCTGCGCTGGGTGCTGACGCTGTTTCCGACCCACGCCTACGCGGCCGAAGCGGGCATGTCGCTCGGGCAGTACGAGGACTTCTACTACCGCGCCTGTTTGGTCGATCAAGACGACCCGATCGCGGCCTGGCGCCGCGGCGCCGACGAGACGCGGCGTCTCGCCGAGTGGATGGAGGGTCGGCGCGAGGTGCACATCATCGCGCCGGGAACCGACCTCCGCCTGGGCGTCGAGGGGCGGCGGTGGATCCCGTGTGTCGGTGAGCGCAACATGCCGGATGGCGAGTTCTTCAGCGCTCCCGTCGAGGATTCGGTCGAGGGCGAGGTGCGCTTCACCTTCCCGGCCGTCTACGGGGGTCGCGAGGTGGCGGGCGTGCGCCTGCGCTTCGAGGGCGGCAAGGTCGTCGATGCCGACGCCGAACGCGGCCGTGATTACCTACTCCAGATGCTCGACACCGACGCGGGTGCGAGACGCCTCGGCGAACTCGGGATCGGCACCAACTACGGGATAACCCTCGCCACCAAGGAGATCCTGCTCGACGAGAAGATCGGGGGTACCGTCCACCTCGCCCTCGGCGCCAGCTATCCGGAGACCGGCGGGCGCAACGAATCCGCAATCCATTGGGACATGGTCCTCGACCTGCGCGAGGGTGGTTCGATCACCGTCGACGGCCAGACCTTCCAGCGCGACGGCCGTTTCGTCGTCTAG
- a CDS encoding YebC/PmpR family DNA-binding transcriptional regulator, translating into MAGHSKWAQIKHKKKAVDAKRGQLFTKLSRAIQVAAREGGGDPEGNPALAHAIQKAKEARMPKENIERAIARGVGAEAGGEAIEKVVYEGYGPGGVAILVEALTDNRNRTGSEIRHLFSRHGGSIGEPGSVAWVFEKKGEIVVDARRYDEDALFAAIDAGAEDISRDGDLWEIVTDPADFAAVRDALLESGVELESAELVMRPTTRTPVAREEAGRLLRLLEALEDHDDVEAVHANFDMDAELLEQAAGV; encoded by the coding sequence ATGGCCGGCCACTCTAAGTGGGCGCAGATCAAGCACAAGAAGAAGGCGGTTGACGCCAAGCGCGGGCAGCTCTTCACCAAGCTGTCGCGAGCGATCCAAGTGGCTGCGCGCGAGGGGGGCGGTGACCCGGAAGGCAACCCGGCGCTCGCCCACGCCATCCAGAAGGCGAAAGAGGCGCGCATGCCGAAGGAGAACATCGAGCGCGCGATCGCGCGCGGTGTCGGCGCCGAGGCGGGCGGCGAGGCGATCGAGAAGGTCGTCTACGAGGGTTACGGACCGGGCGGTGTCGCGATCCTCGTCGAAGCGTTGACCGACAACCGCAACCGCACCGGCAGCGAGATCCGTCACCTCTTCAGCCGGCACGGTGGCAGCATCGGCGAGCCCGGATCGGTGGCGTGGGTGTTCGAGAAGAAGGGCGAGATCGTCGTCGATGCGCGTCGCTACGACGAGGATGCGCTGTTCGCCGCGATCGACGCGGGGGCGGAAGACATCTCGCGCGACGGCGACCTTTGGGAGATCGTCACCGACCCCGCCGACTTTGCGGCGGTCCGCGACGCCCTGCTGGAGAGCGGCGTGGAGCTCGAGTCGGCGGAGCTTGTGATGCGACCGACCACACGCACGCCGGTCGCCCGCGAGGAAGCCGGCCGCCTATTGAGGCTGCTGGAGGCGCTCGAGGACCACGACGACGTCGAGGCGGTGCACGCGAACTTCGACATGGACGCCGAGCTCCTCGAGCAGGCAGCCGGCGTGTAA
- the ruvA gene encoding Holliday junction branch migration protein RuvA — MIEHVRGRLIAKRPGFCVVECGGALGLGLSISSWTLSQLPALGEEVRLACHLLLRDEQAQLYGFASADERELFLLLQGVQGVGPRLALAVLSAGPPAELRSAIASGARERFLAVPGVGRRTAERIIVELRERVASADPGGEACATTVDSFEGSLALARAGLLELGFDGLELDRMLNSALRECGTDAPPEQLLSVALRTVRTAA, encoded by the coding sequence GTGATCGAGCACGTTCGCGGCCGACTGATCGCTAAGCGGCCGGGCTTCTGCGTGGTGGAGTGCGGCGGGGCGCTCGGACTCGGGCTAAGCATCTCAAGTTGGACGCTCAGTCAGCTGCCCGCGCTCGGCGAGGAGGTGCGTCTCGCCTGTCACCTCCTACTCCGTGACGAGCAGGCACAGCTCTACGGCTTCGCAAGCGCCGACGAACGCGAGCTGTTCCTGCTTCTACAGGGAGTCCAGGGTGTCGGCCCTCGGCTCGCGCTGGCCGTCCTCTCGGCTGGTCCACCGGCCGAGCTCCGCTCAGCGATCGCGAGTGGTGCTCGCGAGCGCTTCCTAGCAGTCCCTGGTGTCGGCCGGCGAACCGCCGAGCGGATAATCGTGGAGCTGCGTGAAAGAGTGGCGAGCGCAGACCCCGGGGGCGAAGCCTGTGCGACCACCGTCGACAGCTTTGAAGGGTCGCTGGCGCTCGCTCGAGCCGGGCTCCTGGAGCTTGGTTTCGACGGGCTCGAGCTGGATCGGATGTTGAACAGTGCGCTCCGCGAGTGCGGCACCGATGCCCCGCCAGAGCAGCTGTTGTCGGTGGCCCTACGTACCGTCAGGACGGCTGCGTGA
- the pdxS gene encoding pyridoxal 5'-phosphate synthase lyase subunit PdxS, giving the protein MMETGTLRVKTGLAEMLKGGVIMDVVNAEQARIAEAAGACAVMALERVPADIRAAGGVARMADPTKIEEIKQAVTIPVMAKVRIGHFVEAQVLEAFEVDYIDESEVLTPADEHHHIDKWKFKVPFVCGATNLGEALRRIAEGAAMIRSKGEAGTGNVVEAVRHMRLITGEIKRLTVLEEAELPAAAKELGAPLDLVRWVAEHGRLPVVLFSAGGIATPADAALMMQLGAEGVFVGSGIFKSEDPERRARAIVEATTHYDDPERIAAASRGLGEAMPGVEIAELAASGGLIQQRGW; this is encoded by the coding sequence TTGATGGAAACCGGCACGCTGCGCGTCAAGACCGGGCTCGCCGAGATGCTCAAGGGCGGCGTGATCATGGACGTCGTGAACGCCGAGCAGGCGCGCATCGCCGAGGCCGCCGGTGCCTGTGCGGTGATGGCGCTCGAGCGTGTCCCAGCTGATATTCGCGCCGCGGGTGGGGTCGCCCGCATGGCCGATCCGACCAAGATCGAGGAGATCAAGCAGGCCGTCACGATCCCGGTGATGGCGAAGGTGCGGATCGGGCACTTCGTCGAGGCCCAGGTCCTTGAGGCGTTCGAGGTCGACTACATCGACGAGTCCGAGGTGCTGACGCCAGCCGACGAGCACCACCACATCGACAAGTGGAAGTTCAAAGTGCCGTTCGTCTGTGGAGCGACCAACCTCGGGGAGGCGCTCAGACGGATAGCCGAAGGCGCGGCGATGATCCGCTCGAAGGGCGAGGCCGGTACCGGGAACGTGGTCGAGGCGGTTCGCCACATGCGTTTGATCACTGGGGAGATCAAACGGCTGACGGTGCTTGAGGAGGCCGAGTTGCCGGCCGCCGCCAAGGAGCTCGGCGCCCCGCTGGATTTGGTGCGCTGGGTCGCCGAGCATGGGCGCCTGCCGGTCGTGCTGTTCAGCGCCGGCGGCATCGCGACGCCCGCCGACGCCGCTTTGATGATGCAGCTCGGCGCCGAGGGTGTGTTCGTCGGCTCGGGAATCTTCAAGTCGGAGGATCCCGAGCGACGCGCCCGCGCGATCGTCGAGGCGACCACTCACTACGACGATCCGGAGCGGATAGCGGCTGCCTCGCGCGGGCTCGGCGAGGCAATGCCGGGCGTCGAGATTGCAGAGCTCGCCGCCTCCGGCGGCCTGATCCAGCAGCGCGGCTGGTAG
- the pdxT gene encoding pyridoxal 5'-phosphate synthase glutaminase subunit PdxT, producing the protein MASAAASDRPRVGVLAIQGDFEAHARALERAGALPTLVRTRRHLEGVAALVFPGGESTTIMRGIAREGLAEPLRQLIAGGLPTLATCAGMIVLDRAHLGVLDLRCRRNAFGRQIASFECDLELSGLPGGPVRAVFIRAPWVEEAGPSVEILAEVNGHPVAVREGAVTALAFHPELTDDLRFHEQLVAQASRRSPQVGPRQEVNTQ; encoded by the coding sequence GTGGCTAGCGCAGCAGCGTCGGATCGCCCGCGAGTCGGCGTGCTCGCGATTCAGGGCGATTTCGAGGCGCACGCGCGGGCGCTCGAACGAGCTGGAGCGCTGCCCACGCTGGTGCGCACACGTCGTCACTTGGAGGGTGTAGCGGCGCTGGTTTTCCCCGGTGGCGAATCGACCACGATCATGAGGGGCATTGCGCGTGAGGGACTCGCCGAGCCGCTGCGGCAACTGATCGCTGGCGGTCTGCCGACGCTTGCGACTTGCGCCGGGATGATCGTGCTCGATCGGGCGCACCTTGGTGTGCTCGATCTGCGCTGCCGGCGCAACGCCTTCGGTCGTCAAATCGCTTCGTTCGAGTGCGACCTCGAGCTCAGCGGCTTGCCCGGCGGACCGGTGCGCGCGGTGTTCATCCGCGCGCCCTGGGTGGAGGAAGCGGGGCCGAGCGTCGAGATCCTGGCGGAGGTGAACGGCCATCCGGTGGCGGTACGTGAGGGTGCGGTCACCGCGCTCGCCTTCCATCCCGAGCTGACCGACGATCTCCGTTTTCACGAGCAGCTCGTCGCGCAAGCCAGTCGCCGATCGCCGCAGGTCGGTCCCCGACAGGAGGTGAACACGCAGTGA
- the ruvC gene encoding crossover junction endodeoxyribonuclease RuvC produces MVIVIGIDPGSRHCGYGVVLSRGSQIAALEGGLLAVPDAAPLERRLAALHTALLDLIDRHRPDAVAVEDLYFGRNARSAMAVGQARGAVLAAAGARGVPCFSYTPQQVKLAVCGSGSAPKQQVQRMVKALLALASEPRPDHAADALAVAICHAQHAPLREALA; encoded by the coding sequence ATGGTGATCGTGATCGGCATCGATCCCGGTTCTCGGCACTGCGGCTACGGGGTCGTGCTCTCCCGAGGCTCGCAGATCGCTGCGCTCGAGGGCGGGTTGCTGGCGGTGCCTGACGCGGCTCCGCTGGAGCGGCGTCTGGCCGCTCTGCACACCGCTCTCCTCGACCTGATCGATCGCCACCGGCCCGACGCTGTAGCCGTCGAAGACCTTTATTTCGGCCGCAACGCGCGCAGCGCGATGGCCGTCGGCCAGGCGCGCGGAGCGGTGCTCGCTGCTGCCGGCGCGCGCGGCGTGCCGTGCTTCTCCTACACGCCCCAGCAGGTCAAGCTCGCGGTATGCGGGAGCGGTAGTGCGCCAAAACAGCAGGTCCAGCGGATGGTCAAGGCGCTGTTGGCGCTCGCTAGCGAGCCACGGCCGGATCACGCTGCCGACGCGCTGGCGGTTGCCATCTGCCATGCCCAGCACGCGCCGCTACGGGAGGCGCTGGCGTGA
- the rfbC gene encoding dTDP-4-dehydrorhamnose 3,5-epimerase has product MEVLPTRLPGLKLIQPQVFGDERGFFHETFRKDAYAAVGIDCEFVQDNHSRSRRGVVRGMHFAVGPGQAKLVRCARGRIVDVVVDIRRGSPTYGQWEAFELDDHNLRQLFVPVGFAHGFCVLSDVADVVYKCSHYYDPELERGIHYLDPDIAIEWPLDPREMVPSERDRQAPRLAEIADELPFQFDARQ; this is encoded by the coding sequence ATGGAGGTCCTCCCCACCCGCTTGCCCGGCCTCAAGCTGATCCAGCCGCAGGTATTCGGCGATGAACGCGGCTTCTTCCACGAGACCTTCCGCAAGGACGCTTACGCGGCGGTCGGGATCGACTGCGAGTTCGTTCAGGACAACCACTCACGCTCGCGGCGCGGTGTCGTGCGCGGCATGCATTTCGCCGTCGGTCCCGGACAAGCGAAGCTCGTGCGTTGTGCGCGTGGTCGGATCGTCGACGTCGTCGTCGACATCCGCCGGGGCTCACCGACCTACGGTCAGTGGGAGGCCTTCGAGCTCGACGATCACAACCTCCGCCAGCTTTTCGTGCCGGTCGGCTTCGCCCACGGCTTCTGCGTGTTGAGCGACGTCGCCGATGTCGTTTACAAGTGCTCGCACTACTACGACCCGGAGCTGGAGCGCGGAATCCACTACCTCGATCCGGACATCGCGATCGAGTGGCCGCTCGACCCCCGCGAGATGGTGCCGTCGGAGCGCGATCGCCAGGCGCCACGGCTGGCCGAGATCGCCGACGAACTCCCCTTCCAGTTCGACGCGCGCCAATAA